AGGAGCAGACTCAGATGACGATTCTCCCAAGTGTCGTGAAGGCCGAGTACCGCGGGGAGTATCGAATCTCCCTTACCTTTAACGATGGGACGTCGAAGACCGTTGACTTTCTCCCGTGGCTGCAGGGACCAATTTTCGAACCGCTCCGTGACGTCGACTACTTTCGCGGCTTCTTCGTTTCCGGCTCGACGGTCTGCTGGCCGAATGGCGCCGATATCGCGCCCGAGACCCTGTACGCCGCCACGGACATCCGACAGGTGGCGTAGCCGCATGACCCGGCGGGCCCAGGCATTCGGGAGAGGAGACCGCGCGTGAAGGTCGCGATCGTCACGAAGCGGCTCGAGGCCGTCGCGGCCGACGCGCTCGTCGTCGGCCTCTACGCCGAGGAGAAGCGCCTGCCCGAGGGGCTCGCTCGGCTCGACCGCGCGGCCGGCGGCCGGGTCAAGACCGCGCTCGACGCTGAGA
The sequence above is a segment of the Candidatus Methylomirabilota bacterium genome. Coding sequences within it:
- a CDS encoding DUF2442 domain-containing protein, with amino-acid sequence EQTQMTILPSVVKAEYRGEYRISLTFNDGTSKTVDFLPWLQGPIFEPLRDVDYFRGFFVSGSTVCWPNGADIAPETLYAATDIRQVA